One Trichoderma atroviride chromosome 7, complete sequence DNA segment encodes these proteins:
- a CDS encoding uncharacterized protein (EggNog:ENOG41) — MFAPVLRVTKALKPQTAALSATLVFAGIAGGAYSYRIYNRFVREYQTHVRQKIGVLDSLNNSNTVRTLVNPHNHVTMGDSCSTILTTLPEQETPSDEVILSALVKGFFSGPVFMPERIALRLIGLRFVTFEGLEPTAQPIWKTSQLSSTQLPMKTAILWGCFQIANIELSNSKDGDNRSVVDIVFGTDREQFAGCHRFSVKRVEENSLTQKQPAQFQVQVESIICNPTVNKPISISFLGGFHKVYANLLFRDAVAEAMHRLSLSSA, encoded by the exons ATGTTCGCGCCAGTGCTCCGAGTCACAAAAGCACTCAAGCCACAAACGGCTGCATTGAGTGCCACACTTGTGTTTGCTGGTATAGCTGGCGGCGCATACAGCTACAGAATATACAATCGATTTGTCCGAGAATATCAGACACATGTCCGACAGAAGATAGGTGTGCTGGATTCACTCAACAACTCGAACACAGTCCGCACTCTAGTCAATCCTCATAACCATGTTACCATGGGAGACTCTTGCTCAACCATTTTGACAACGCTCCCAGAGCAAGAGACGCCATCAGACGAAGTCATCCTATCTGCGCTTGTGAAAGGCTTTTTCTCAGGTCCAGTTTTCATGCCAGAAAGAATTGCACTTCGACTTATAGGACTCCGATTCGTAACATTTGAAG GCTTGGAACCGACAGCACAGCCCATCTGGAAGACTTCACAGCTGTCCAGCACTCAGCTTCCTATGAAAACAGCAATACTATGGGGATGTTTCCAAATCGCGAATATCGAACTCTCGAATTCTAAAGACGGAGATAATAGAAGTGTGGTTGATATTGTTTTCGGTACCGATCGAGAGCAATTTGCTGGTTGCCATCGGTTTTCCGTCAAACGTGTGGAGGAAAATTCTCTAACCCAGAAACAGCCTGCACAGTTTCAGGTACAGGTGGAGAGCATTATCTGCAATCCAACCGTTAACAAGCCGATTTCCATTAGTTTTCTAGGAGGATTTCACAAAGTATACGCAAATCTGCTTTTTAGGGACGCTGTCGCGGAGGCAATGCACCGGCTAAGTCTTAGCAGTGCGTAA
- a CDS encoding uncharacterized protein (TransMembrane:8 (i138-162o168-188i200-217o223-246i377-400o406-428i449-466o478-496i)), whose product MSSGEKQDDLHLGAAHVDVPEAEVLGNKDLINDAIDGENQEHDMGVWEAVKTHPWACLWAFTMCFTIVMESFDMFLNGNFVAQAAFQKEFGIFVEGSGWTIPTKWQSALFQSGQCGAFVGVFLAGPITNRIGYRWTTILGLVLMNATIFISFFANSLTLLVVGQALEGVPWGFFIANAPAYASEIVPLPLRGACTATLQMAWSIGSIIVAAATLGYNKRDDQWAWRVPLALQWIFPTPLLILIFLAPESPWWLIRRGRKEEALRSIERLGGKSGQNSANTLAMMERTVEIEKQMGGAPTLLDLFKGTDLRRTIITCLIYASQNFAGNLIANQATFFFEQAGIGSDRAFQLNLINSCLQFVANACSWFLTAWFGRRTIYLWGTATNITLLFILGICASIPQNNSTNYAQACLGIIISFVFAGSLGPISYTIIAETSSVRLRALSTGVGRAAYYVAEIPMIYLASQLLNPTGWNLAGKCGYVWGGTAVVCWFMAYFFLPELKHRTYRETDILFNRRLPARKFKSTVIDVRENH is encoded by the exons ATGTCGTCAGGCGAGAAACAGGATGATCTGCACCTTGGTGCAGCTCATGTCGATGTCCCGGAGGCAGAGGTTCTTGGAAACAAGGATCTGATAAATGATGCCATCGATGGTGAAAACCAAGAGCATGATATGGGTGTCTGGGAGGCGGTCAAGACACATCCTTGGGCATGTCTATGGGCTTTCACCATGTGCTTTACTATC GTTATGGAATCCTTCGATATGTTCTTGAACGGCAACTTTGTCGCACAAGCGGCCTTCCAAAAGGAATTTGGTATTTTCGTTGAAGGCTCCGGATGGACGATTCCAACAAAATGGCAGAGTGCCCTTTTCCAATCGGGTCAATGCGGTGCCTTCGTAGGTGTTTTCCTGGCCGGTCCTATTACCAATCGTATCGGATATCGTTGGACTACTATTCTGGGCCTGGTTCTTATGAACGCCACGATCTTTATATCATTCTTT GCAAACTCACTTACACTGCTTGTTGTCGGACAAGCCTTGGAAGGTGTCCCCTGGGGATTCTTCATTGCGAACGCCCCCGCATATGCCAGCGAGATTgtccccctcccccttcgAGGCGCCTGCACCGCTACTCTTCAAATGGCGTGGTCCATCGGCTCGATCATCGTTGCGGCTGCGACACTTGGATATAATAAACGTGACGACCAGTGGGCTTGGCGAGTGCCTCTTGCACTTCAGTGGATCTTCCCC ACTCCTCTTTTGATTCTCATCTTTTTGGCTCCTGAATCTCCATGGTGGCTCATTCGCCGCGGCCgtaaagaagaagctcttcGTTCCATTGAGCGCCTTGGTGGTAAATCCGGACAGAATTCAGCAAACACACTTGCCATGATGGAGCGTACCGTTGAGATCGAGAAACAGATGGGCGGTGCTCCCACGCTTCTTGATCTTTTCAAGGGCACCGACCTGCGACGAACGATTATTACTTGCTTGATTTACGCGTCTCAGAACTTTGCTGGCAATTTGATTGCCAACCAGGCAACTTTCTTTTTCGAGC AGGCTGGTATTGGATCCGATCGTGCTTTCCAGCTTAACCTGATCAACTCTTGTCTTCAATTTGTTGCCAACGCTTGTTCTTGGTTTTTAACTGCCTGGTTTGGCCGACGAACCATCTACCTATGGGGAACTGCCACAAACATCACCCTTCTGTTCATTCTTGGTATTTGCGCCTCTATTCCGCAAAACAACTCAACCAACTACGCCCAAGCTTGTCTCGGtatcatcatctctttcGTTTTCGCCGGGAGCCTGGGACCAATCTCCTATACGATTATTGCTGAGACATCCTCTGTCCGACTTCGCGCCCTAAGCACTGGCGTTGGCCGTGCTGCATACTATGTTGCGGAAATTCCCATGATTTACCTGGCTTCACAGCTCTTGAACCCCACAGGATGGAATCTTGCGGGCAAATGTGGTTACGTGTGGGGAGGCACTGCTGTCGTGTGCTGGTTCATGGCATACTTCTTCCTCCCTGAGCTGAAGCACCGCACTTACCGCGAGACTGACATTTTATTCAATCGTCGCCTTCCTGCTCGGAAGTTCAAGTCAACTGTCATTGACGTGAGGGAAAACCATTAA